One genomic segment of Ignavibacteriales bacterium includes these proteins:
- a CDS encoding alpha-amylase family glycosyl hydrolase: MKKVILVAEVMLLFSFVHSQDSVDVAFRCNAASSPTVFLVGEFNGWNNSATPMQFVGNNWWEKTFRLKVGGNPTPPSVGIVGAWQYKFYSGVSGWQNDPLNIHQNPSDNNNTYIYTKDPTIYQILPNQRQPLVRTGKPIITAFLFPKVDASIDTSSIIVSIDGNQYTKLGNHYDAVSKQLTFQVPTPLLNGKHIVIVSASSSAGGTNADTVNFTTQAGFIQITTQGGYGTYNPNRMIRGSVMDTSIHSVKLVHNSKDTVTVFASNGLFSIVDTLVEGINSFKAIVDTNGVFVSSDSVLFTLRLNHTPYAKASVSSSTSSQVTLSAAGSTDPDGQTLTFTWIDDPKTPLLLNGQHGSTIVLTKPTQPGEYYFYLVASNSSGLADTTRSYFIIDDGGSCTSPTIVSNPEWAKRARVYFLFPKAFTSTGTIPAAAQRLQYIHDMGFNVIWMMPVMKNAYPIDQHYGPGYNIVDFYTVAPEYGSNNDFKNFILQAHALGIKVILDVTPNHTSRFHPWSLDAHLFHEDSRYWTWYEHSIIPHNDNGLGQSLDADGFNYYSGFSDQLLNYNWKDIDARTEMINAYKYWIKVLDLDGYRFDVYWGPHRRYGEAYMGDPVREALKHIKPDILLLGEDDGTGGGTQYIYADAGGGLDAAYDFKLYFNQIRSFGFTSSAVNNLNSDINNGGYFPGPNSLFMRFMESQDEDRIAYFYSNGTSLDATTTFNRTKPMATAIFSVPGFPMIWNGQEVGWGYGISGAKEDRNRSTIGWNFQGASILTPHYQRLAWIRGTFPAFITQTYERMETGNGNVYGILRKYQNGNAISLCNFSSGNASVSLTLTATGTPNVLLPDPQDGKTFYASDVYNDSTYQITFTGGVANFFMNIPAYGSAVLIVSDSAKKLSVPVLTSVKTNTGGSLPTALKLYQNYPNPFNPSTTIVFDLPKDGKVSVRLYNVLGEEIAVLANGTYSAGVHRLQWDGRSHKGGLASSGVYFICLDAGTMTDTKKIILMK; this comes from the coding sequence GTGAAAAAAGTTATCTTGGTAGCAGAAGTTATGCTGTTGTTTTCCTTTGTGCATTCTCAAGACAGCGTTGATGTAGCGTTTCGGTGCAATGCTGCGTCGAGCCCGACCGTTTTTCTTGTAGGTGAATTCAACGGGTGGAATAACTCCGCAACACCGATGCAATTTGTAGGGAACAATTGGTGGGAAAAAACTTTTCGTTTAAAGGTCGGCGGAAATCCTACGCCACCTTCTGTCGGTATTGTCGGCGCGTGGCAGTATAAATTTTATTCCGGAGTAAGCGGATGGCAGAACGATCCATTAAACATTCATCAAAATCCCAGCGATAATAACAACACTTATATCTATACCAAGGATCCGACAATCTATCAAATTCTTCCGAACCAGCGCCAGCCGCTTGTGAGGACCGGTAAACCAATTATTACGGCATTTCTTTTTCCGAAGGTTGACGCATCGATCGATACTTCATCCATTATCGTTTCCATTGATGGAAATCAATATACTAAACTTGGAAATCACTATGATGCGGTTTCGAAACAGCTTACTTTTCAAGTCCCGACTCCGTTGTTAAACGGAAAACATATTGTGATCGTCTCTGCGAGTTCTTCGGCAGGCGGTACAAATGCTGATACTGTCAACTTTACAACGCAAGCAGGTTTTATTCAGATCACAACACAGGGAGGATATGGTACCTACAATCCGAATCGAATGATTCGCGGCAGCGTGATGGATACATCGATTCATAGTGTCAAGCTTGTTCACAATTCGAAAGACACAGTAACCGTCTTTGCTTCAAATGGATTGTTCAGCATTGTTGATACATTGGTCGAAGGGATAAATAGTTTCAAAGCAATTGTTGATACGAACGGAGTTTTTGTGAGTTCCGATTCAGTATTGTTTACGTTACGTTTAAATCACACGCCATATGCAAAGGCATCAGTGAGTTCTTCTACATCAAGTCAAGTGACGTTGAGCGCTGCCGGGAGTACTGATCCGGATGGGCAGACACTGACGTTTACGTGGATAGACGATCCTAAAACTCCATTGCTGCTCAATGGCCAGCATGGTTCAACCATAGTCTTGACAAAGCCAACACAACCCGGTGAATATTATTTTTATTTAGTTGCGTCCAACTCTTCCGGTTTGGCAGATACGACGCGTTCGTATTTTATCATTGACGACGGTGGTTCTTGCACGAGTCCGACAATTGTCAGCAATCCGGAATGGGCGAAACGTGCACGCGTCTATTTCCTTTTTCCGAAAGCGTTCACATCAACGGGAACAATTCCTGCGGCGGCGCAACGTCTTCAATACATTCATGATATGGGATTCAATGTTATCTGGATGATGCCGGTGATGAAGAATGCCTACCCGATCGATCAGCATTACGGGCCGGGGTATAATATAGTGGATTTCTATACTGTTGCACCGGAGTACGGTTCGAATAACGATTTTAAAAATTTTATATTACAGGCGCATGCACTTGGAATAAAAGTGATTCTCGATGTGACACCGAATCATACGAGCCGATTTCATCCGTGGTCTCTCGATGCACATTTATTTCATGAAGATTCGCGGTATTGGACGTGGTATGAACATTCGATCATTCCTCATAACGACAACGGTCTCGGTCAATCGCTCGATGCCGACGGCTTTAATTATTACAGCGGCTTCAGCGATCAGTTATTAAATTACAATTGGAAAGATATCGATGCGCGTACTGAAATGATTAACGCGTATAAATACTGGATCAAGGTTTTGGATCTCGATGGCTATCGGTTCGACGTGTATTGGGGACCGCATCGCCGTTATGGCGAGGCATATATGGGAGATCCGGTTCGCGAAGCTTTGAAACATATCAAACCAGACATTCTGCTTCTTGGCGAAGATGACGGCACCGGTGGAGGCACTCAATATATCTATGCCGATGCAGGCGGTGGCCTTGATGCAGCATATGATTTTAAATTGTATTTCAATCAAATCAGGAGTTTTGGATTCACATCGTCTGCTGTAAATAATCTTAATTCCGATATTAACAACGGAGGATACTTCCCCGGTCCCAACTCACTCTTTATGAGATTCATGGAATCGCAGGACGAAGATCGCATAGCATATTTCTATTCCAATGGCACTTCGCTTGATGCAACGACAACTTTCAACCGTACGAAGCCGATGGCAACTGCGATATTCTCCGTACCTGGTTTCCCGATGATTTGGAACGGGCAAGAAGTTGGCTGGGGATACGGAATTTCCGGTGCGAAGGAAGACCGAAACCGCAGTACGATTGGATGGAATTTCCAGGGAGCATCGATACTTACTCCGCATTACCAGCGACTCGCGTGGATTCGCGGTACGTTTCCGGCGTTTATAACTCAAACATACGAACGTATGGAAACTGGAAATGGTAATGTGTACGGTATTTTGCGAAAATATCAGAATGGAAATGCAATTTCGTTATGCAATTTTAGTTCTGGAAATGCATCGGTTTCGTTAACGCTGACTGCAACCGGAACGCCGAATGTGTTGCTGCCAGACCCGCAGGATGGAAAAACATTTTACGCAAGCGATGTGTACAATGACTCGACATATCAAATAACCTTCACGGGCGGAGTGGCAAATTTTTTTATGAACATTCCCGCTTACGGTTCCGCAGTACTGATCGTATCTGATTCGGCGAAAAAATTATCCGTGCCGGTATTAACCTCTGTGAAAACAAATACCGGTGGTTCATTGCCGACAGCATTGAAGCTGTATCAAAATTACCCGAATCCATTTAATCCCAGTACTACTATTGTGTTCGATCTTCCAAAAGATGGAAAGGTCAGCGTACGTCTCTATAATGTGCTTGGAGAAGAAATCGCGGTTCTTGCCAATGGTACCTATTCAGCAGGTGTGCATCGGCTCCAGTGGGACGGCCGTTCGCATAAAGGCGGACTGGCAAGCTCCGGCGTGTATTTTATTTGTCTCGATGCCGGCACGATGACAGATACAAAAAAAATAATACTCATGAAATAG
- a CDS encoding PorV/PorQ family protein, translating into MIKKTYEVFTTLSLCACLVFFGYSKSIAQAKVSTTAAQFLGISIGAHALGMGGTSVASAYDVSSIYYNPSAFSQSHKTQVLVSTTDWLVGSKLRWLGAMIDVDGSNAFGISITQLAYGEEMVTTENNPEGTGERWSAQDLAVAMSYSRNLTDRFSIGGSAKYISQSIWNESASTIAFDIGLLFVTGFHDMRLGMSIANFGGDMKMDGRDLRKVIDTDPSNAGSNKLNLANLVTDPWPIPLIFRVGLAMDLVKNETALVTIECDALRPSDNVEVINLGAEVTLLNLVSLRGGYKSLFQTDSEEGLTLGCGLKYSELGSMGLEVNYAYQQFGRFGNINTISVAVLF; encoded by the coding sequence ATGATAAAGAAAACATATGAAGTCTTTACAACTCTCTCTCTGTGTGCTTGTCTTGTGTTTTTCGGATATTCAAAATCGATAGCTCAAGCAAAGGTCAGTACCACCGCTGCACAATTTTTGGGAATATCAATTGGAGCACATGCATTAGGAATGGGTGGAACGTCGGTGGCTTCTGCGTATGATGTAAGTTCTATTTATTATAATCCAAGTGCGTTTTCTCAGTCTCATAAGACACAGGTGCTTGTCTCAACAACTGACTGGCTTGTGGGTTCAAAACTTCGTTGGTTAGGAGCAATGATCGACGTTGATGGATCCAATGCTTTTGGAATAAGTATTACGCAGCTTGCTTACGGCGAAGAGATGGTCACCACGGAAAATAATCCGGAAGGAACGGGAGAGCGATGGTCTGCCCAGGATCTTGCCGTTGCAATGTCATACTCCCGGAATTTAACCGATCGGTTTTCGATAGGAGGTTCTGCAAAATATATCAGCCAATCTATTTGGAATGAATCTGCAAGCACCATAGCCTTCGATATCGGATTGCTCTTTGTGACGGGATTTCATGATATGCGCTTGGGTATGTCCATTGCAAATTTTGGCGGCGATATGAAAATGGATGGACGCGATTTACGAAAAGTCATAGATACAGATCCAAGCAATGCGGGTTCCAATAAACTCAACCTCGCAAATTTGGTGACAGATCCCTGGCCTATACCGCTTATATTCCGGGTGGGGTTGGCTATGGATCTCGTGAAGAACGAAACCGCCTTAGTCACAATTGAATGTGATGCACTTCGTCCTAGTGATAATGTGGAAGTGATTAATCTTGGAGCTGAAGTGACACTCTTGAATCTTGTGAGCCTGCGCGGCGGGTACAAATCCCTTTTTCAAACAGATTCAGAAGAAGGATTAACACTTGGCTGTGGCTTGAAATATTCAGAATTGGGATCCATGGGATTGGAAGTAAATTATGCTTACCAACAGTTTGGTCGATTTGGTAATATAAATACGATTTCAGTAGCGGTACTTTTCTAA
- a CDS encoding T9SS type A sorting domain-containing protein, with protein sequence MRTRFIIFTLMSILICVFTVNAQIPKITVVTDTVTVNFLINSSTVPDTLYPTSTLQVRGNRLPLTWTDLTGARAVNIGGDFWIATVKFLLNRGDTSVTAYKFFTNPKESITATDNGWESNSSDGNFSGSDIGNRRLNLGPYTGNKDTTVPLQYVNGRTTNIQFWKPYVPSADSVAVIFRINMQSDEGFSQKGQKMGVRGSMPPLSMNRTIFLTRENVHGNSGQSAYDGTNFWSGVVKFPKSAAADTIFYKFVIHLLADDSASVPLYETNIGAAPDVTPGGTNRFLLFKPTMDDTTLFWKWWQNTPIPPFSGTDVIAMTFRADLAEAITENGFAYGDTLVVRTGYNNSATGIVEKRMTRMGTSSKYTGTYNVTTKLGTALYYQYYRTPKSGEVRENYYNFSHPGAQATAEKRQIITAGTSMAVYDTIYSTTEEHRMPRFRSMKTMKQNVLVTFTCDVRPAIYQLKKGSILDAWNITNYNMSDPDSVILGGVWMNGPAVGGWDIGGAWGPDRRLKDTCKMWDDGTHGDLIAHDTIYSLQWADTTGSLVGQEFKFGIFGCDNEGGFGNNHIENVSDLNPTFTLPSQFGSIDPVRFDAWDYTTHRPVVTGVNNAQVVPLTYRLEQNYPNPFNPSTRIDYEIQSASTVSLKIFNLLGQMVGTLVNEKQEAGKHFVVFDASKLSSGIYFYQITAGNFVATKKLMFLK encoded by the coding sequence ATGAGAACCAGGTTTATTATTTTTACACTTATGAGCATTCTGATCTGTGTGTTTACAGTAAATGCACAGATCCCCAAAATAACCGTAGTTACAGATACCGTGACTGTGAATTTCCTGATCAATTCATCCACAGTACCTGATACACTCTACCCTACTTCGACTTTGCAGGTTCGAGGCAACCGATTACCGTTGACATGGACCGATTTAACCGGTGCCCGAGCTGTAAACATTGGTGGAGATTTCTGGATTGCAACAGTAAAGTTTCTGCTTAATCGCGGCGATACTTCTGTAACAGCTTACAAATTTTTTACAAATCCAAAAGAGTCAATTACAGCTACCGATAATGGTTGGGAAAGTAATAGCTCAGACGGTAATTTTTCAGGCTCTGATATAGGTAACCGAAGACTTAATCTTGGACCTTATACAGGCAATAAAGATACTACAGTTCCTCTTCAGTATGTTAACGGGCGGACAACCAATATTCAATTCTGGAAACCGTATGTTCCTTCGGCAGACAGTGTGGCTGTGATATTCCGTATCAATATGCAGTCAGATGAAGGATTCAGCCAAAAGGGACAGAAGATGGGTGTGCGGGGTAGTATGCCGCCTTTATCTATGAATAGGACAATTTTCCTTACAAGAGAAAATGTCCATGGCAATAGTGGTCAAAGTGCGTATGACGGGACAAACTTCTGGTCCGGAGTGGTTAAATTTCCGAAAAGTGCTGCGGCAGACACCATTTTTTATAAATTTGTCATCCATCTCCTTGCAGATGATTCAGCTTCAGTCCCATTATATGAGACAAATATTGGTGCTGCTCCTGATGTAACACCGGGAGGAACGAATCGGTTTCTACTTTTCAAACCTACAATGGATGACACCACCCTCTTCTGGAAATGGTGGCAAAACACTCCGATACCACCATTCTCTGGCACGGACGTTATCGCCATGACTTTCCGGGCAGATCTTGCCGAGGCAATTACAGAAAATGGATTTGCTTATGGTGATACACTTGTTGTGCGAACCGGATATAATAATAGTGCTACAGGGATTGTTGAAAAAAGGATGACAAGGATGGGAACATCCTCAAAATACACGGGGACATATAACGTAACAACAAAACTTGGTACAGCCCTCTATTATCAATATTATCGAACTCCAAAGAGCGGAGAAGTGAGAGAGAACTATTACAATTTTTCACATCCGGGTGCACAAGCTACAGCAGAGAAACGCCAGATTATTACAGCTGGTACCTCGATGGCGGTTTATGATACGATTTATTCGACAACTGAAGAACATCGTATGCCGAGATTCCGTAGTATGAAAACTATGAAACAAAACGTACTCGTTACATTCACTTGCGATGTCCGCCCTGCAATATATCAATTGAAAAAGGGATCAATTTTGGATGCATGGAACATTACGAATTATAATATGAGTGATCCTGACAGCGTAATTCTTGGCGGTGTCTGGATGAATGGCCCCGCAGTTGGCGGTTGGGATATCGGTGGTGCTTGGGGCCCAGACCGTCGTCTGAAAGACACTTGCAAGATGTGGGATGATGGAACACATGGCGATTTAATTGCACACGATACAATCTACTCGTTGCAGTGGGCTGATACCACTGGAAGCCTGGTGGGCCAGGAATTTAAATTTGGCATTTTTGGCTGCGATAACGAAGGGGGCTTTGGGAATAATCACATAGAAAACGTCAGTGATCTGAATCCCACATTCACCCTTCCTTCGCAATTTGGCAGCATTGATCCTGTGCGCTTTGATGCATGGGATTATACTACCCATCGTCCGGTTGTAACGGGAGTTAACAATGCTCAGGTCGTTCCGTTGACATATAGGCTTGAACAGAATTATCCAAATCCATTCAACCCATCCACTCGAATTGACTATGAAATCCAGTCAGCGAGTACGGTGTCATTGAAGATTTTCAACCTATTGGGTCAGATGGTTGGGACATTAGTAAATGAAAAACAGGAAGCTGGAAAACACTTTGTTGTGTTCGACGCTTCAAAATTATCCTCAGGAATCTACTTCTATCAGATTACTGCTGGCAATTTCGTCGCAACAAAGAAGCTGATGTTCTTGAAGTAG
- a CDS encoding peptidyl-prolyl cis-trans isomerase, protein MIKYPLNIALCLLFICVGRSQPEEHQSSSIARAGTMYVSEQEFLERYELLPGQYRNRANNTEESKLVFLYSLVAEKLLAQEALTRHIDLDSGYQQAIAGIKKMLSRDQLYREEISGKIKVSKEEIQKATIDAKRQLFLSFLYFEDTTDAAFVRKQLKNCKQFNRFHIDTTMAALRDTATLFWGEAEATIEQAAFRLKKGECSPVVEASTGFYILHVDKDLPNPFYISMQDQVLFERIETKLRLRKEKARLDEYLQDILKTKIGFSLPRPFKILAKALTDVWRYESPASEKMITDSLLEVLYFRCQSILRDSMVVVGSSCWSVEDVLSRLRGKIFKIDPSRTTGIAAQLNNHIRVLVGQELLAEEALSRKLDERWSVSKELDMWRQQILAKYEEMDIQRTVQVSDQDIFQYVSETNPKMQYPRVQIRELHTKDVRSMEQALLEVRAGASIESVIRKRSSDTLTAQNGGLSEEFAINTRHPLGMLAWKMQAGERQGPLQVKDEYIFFELVKKELPARMTDSAFTSSMRTAATAARRFKQKKTLDVFIAKSAQQRGFDIYADRLKLLHVSNTPMMTYRILGFGGRMFAAPFVTRQVDWIEVENPEKIPLP, encoded by the coding sequence ATGATTAAATATCCCCTGAATATTGCTTTATGTCTTTTGTTTATCTGTGTTGGTAGATCGCAGCCGGAAGAACATCAAAGTTCCTCAATCGCGCGGGCGGGAACGATGTATGTATCGGAACAGGAATTCCTGGAACGATATGAACTTCTTCCCGGGCAGTACCGAAACCGTGCCAATAACACAGAAGAATCTAAACTTGTTTTTCTATACTCTTTAGTTGCTGAAAAATTATTAGCCCAGGAAGCGCTCACGCGCCATATCGATCTGGATAGTGGTTATCAGCAGGCGATTGCCGGAATTAAAAAAATGTTGTCACGCGACCAACTCTATCGCGAAGAAATAAGCGGCAAGATTAAAGTATCCAAAGAAGAGATTCAAAAAGCCACCATTGACGCAAAACGCCAGCTCTTTCTCTCGTTTCTTTACTTTGAAGATACTACCGATGCAGCGTTTGTCAGAAAACAATTAAAGAACTGCAAACAGTTCAATCGCTTTCATATTGATACGACGATGGCAGCTCTTCGGGACACGGCAACGTTATTCTGGGGTGAAGCGGAAGCTACTATCGAACAAGCAGCATTTCGTTTGAAGAAGGGAGAATGTTCTCCCGTTGTTGAAGCGTCGACTGGATTTTATATCTTACATGTAGATAAGGATTTACCGAATCCATTTTATATTTCCATGCAGGACCAGGTTCTCTTTGAGCGGATTGAAACGAAGCTCCGGCTCAGGAAGGAAAAAGCACGGTTGGATGAATATCTTCAAGATATTCTCAAAACGAAAATTGGCTTTTCGCTTCCCCGGCCGTTTAAGATATTGGCAAAGGCCCTTACGGATGTATGGAGGTATGAATCTCCAGCGTCTGAGAAAATGATAACAGATTCGCTCTTAGAAGTACTGTACTTTCGTTGTCAATCAATTCTTCGAGATTCCATGGTTGTGGTTGGTTCTTCCTGTTGGTCTGTGGAGGATGTACTGTCGAGATTACGTGGAAAAATCTTTAAGATCGATCCAAGCCGGACAACAGGTATTGCCGCGCAGTTGAACAACCATATCCGTGTTCTCGTAGGACAAGAATTACTTGCCGAAGAAGCGCTTTCCCGGAAGCTCGATGAGCGGTGGTCGGTGAGCAAAGAACTCGACATGTGGCGTCAACAGATACTTGCAAAATATGAAGAAATGGATATACAGAGAACCGTTCAGGTGTCCGATCAGGATATATTTCAATATGTCTCGGAAACAAATCCAAAAATGCAATATCCACGCGTTCAAATTCGAGAGCTTCATACCAAGGATGTTCGCTCGATGGAACAAGCGCTTCTTGAGGTGCGTGCAGGAGCTTCAATAGAATCTGTAATTCGTAAAAGATCAAGCGACACGCTTACAGCACAAAACGGCGGACTTTCCGAGGAATTTGCAATCAACACACGTCATCCTCTCGGAATGCTCGCATGGAAGATGCAGGCAGGAGAACGTCAAGGCCCGCTTCAAGTAAAAGATGAGTATATATTCTTCGAGCTTGTCAAAAAAGAATTACCTGCTCGAATGACCGATTCAGCGTTTACCTCTTCGATGCGAACGGCAGCTACGGCTGCCCGTCGATTCAAACAAAAAAAGACTTTAGATGTATTCATCGCAAAAAGCGCTCAACAGCGCGGATTCGATATCTATGCAGATCGATTGAAACTTCTCCATGTGAGCAATACACCGATGATGACGTATCGAATACTTGGATTCGGAGGAAGAATGTTCGCTGCGCCGTTTGTTACCCGGCAAGTTGACTGGATAGAAGTGGAAAATCCGGAGAAGATACCATTGCCTTAA